The window GCTGTAGTGGGCCGCTGGTGCCACCGGTATCATGTGCTGGGTAATGTCGATACCTATCGACAGGCATTTTTCGTAGATGTTAGGGAAATGATGGATGAACTTTTCCTTGCCCATATGCCTGCAGTCGAGGTACACATATTCTGTACCCGTGATCTTCATCTCACTGTCAATTGCCCTGGCCACAATATCACGGGGGGCAAGGTCCTTGCGTTCATCATAGCGCTCCATAAAGGCTTCGCCGAACTTGTTCCGGAGGATGCCGCCATCACCCCTTACAGCCTCCGTGATCAGGAAGGCCTGGCCACCTGTACCGGGCTCATACAAGGCTGTCGGATGGAACTGGATGAACTCCATGTTCTCGATCCTTCCCTTTGCCCTGTATACCATGGCCACCCCATCACCTGTAGCAATGGATGGATTGGTGGTGGTGCGATAGATCTGGCCATTGCCCCCTGTAGCCAACAGGGTTACTTTGGCAAGGATCTTTTCGATCTGGTTGGTTTCTGTATTCAGGGCATACACCCCATAACACTGGATGTCGGGAGTTGATTTGGTCACCAGGTAACCCAGGTGGTGCTGGGTGATGAGATCCAGCACAAACCAATGCTTGATGAACTCAATATTGGGAAATTGCTGCACTTTGGCGATGAGCGCTCTTTCGATCTCCTGGCCGGTTACGTCCTTATGGTGCAGGATGCGGTATTCGCTGTGTCCGCCTTCCTTGCCTAAGGCATATTCACCCTGGCCATCCTTATCGAACTGAGCGCCCCATTGGATGAGTTCGCTGATCCTGTCCACACCCTCCTTCACTACGATCTCCACCACCTGGTCATTGCAAAGTCCATCACCGGCAATGAGCGTATCGTTGATATGCTTTTCGAAACTGTCCGTCTCGAAATTGGTTACACCCGCGATACCACCCTGGGCGTATTTGGTATTGGTTTCATCTGCTGTGGCCTTGGTCACGACAATGATCTTCCTGTCAGGGAACCTTTCGGCCATTTTCACGGCATAGGTCAGTCCGGCTACACCCGAACCGATCACCAGAAAGTCGGTTTGTATCATGTGCTGCAATAAGTCAGCAAAATTAGGGCTTATGCCCGGTAGTGAGCCATTGTGTTGTACCTGTGGCGATAAAATACTGGGCCAGGGCATAACTGGCCATGATGGCCAGGCCGGCACCTTTGAATGGCGTTAGGAATTGGTTGATGGCCAGGACACTGTCTGATAATACGAAC is drawn from Flavihumibacter rivuli and contains these coding sequences:
- the nadB gene encoding L-aspartate oxidase; the encoded protein is MIQTDFLVIGSGVAGLTYAVKMAERFPDRKIIVVTKATADETNTKYAQGGIAGVTNFETDSFEKHINDTLIAGDGLCNDQVVEIVVKEGVDRISELIQWGAQFDKDGQGEYALGKEGGHSEYRILHHKDVTGQEIERALIAKVQQFPNIEFIKHWFVLDLITQHHLGYLVTKSTPDIQCYGVYALNTETNQIEKILAKVTLLATGGNGQIYRTTTNPSIATGDGVAMVYRAKGRIENMEFIQFHPTALYEPGTGGQAFLITEAVRGDGGILRNKFGEAFMERYDERKDLAPRDIVARAIDSEMKITGTEYVYLDCRHMGKEKFIHHFPNIYEKCLSIGIDITQHMIPVAPAAHYSCGGVKTDEWGRTSILNLYAAGECASTGLHGANRLASNSLLEAMVFGHRAYQDAMEKVDRISIPANIPDWNAAGTTQPREMILITQSLKELQLLMSDYVGIVRTDVRLGRAMKRLDLLWEETEELYHKSTVSPQLCELRNMITVAYLVVKGAQFRKESRGLHFNTDYPGKSELIQNIVL